Proteins encoded in a region of the Isosphaeraceae bacterium EP7 genome:
- a CDS encoding DUF6655 family protein encodes MRAMLKVTVLSFLGLFAAGCGTTKVTGTARSGTEQLLLTNAWDTAIQKVDFRPLTGVPVYLDTTNAMAQDQGWVVSSLRQAMLTQGVLLRAKPEQAQWIVEARVGAYGTDSYNWLVGVPQVTIPTTVTGMPAGTIPEIPFIKKSDQQAVAKLALFAYDRGSGRVTWTSGTSLGTANAKDVYLGWIGPIQSGTIRGGTEFVGVKLPTAGDLHGGTDGPAASKDALPFSTPAIRTPAITGDTDSFSPP; translated from the coding sequence ATGCGGGCGATGCTCAAGGTCACGGTCCTCAGCTTCCTGGGCCTGTTCGCGGCGGGCTGCGGCACCACCAAGGTGACCGGGACCGCGCGATCTGGCACCGAGCAGCTCCTGCTCACGAATGCCTGGGACACCGCGATCCAGAAGGTCGACTTCCGCCCCCTGACGGGCGTGCCGGTCTACCTGGACACCACCAACGCGATGGCGCAGGACCAGGGATGGGTCGTCTCGAGCCTCCGCCAGGCGATGCTCACCCAGGGCGTCCTGCTTCGCGCCAAGCCCGAGCAGGCCCAGTGGATCGTCGAGGCCCGCGTGGGCGCCTATGGCACCGACTCGTACAACTGGCTCGTCGGCGTGCCCCAGGTCACCATCCCGACGACCGTCACGGGCATGCCGGCCGGGACGATCCCCGAGATTCCGTTCATCAAGAAGAGCGACCAGCAGGCCGTGGCCAAGCTCGCCCTGTTCGCCTATGACCGGGGCTCGGGCCGTGTGACCTGGACGTCGGGCACGTCTCTGGGAACCGCCAACGCCAAGGACGTCTACCTGGGCTGGATCGGGCCGATCCAGTCGGGCACCATCCGCGGTGGGACCGAGTTCGTGGGTGTCAAGCTGCCCACGGCGGGCGATCTGCATGGGGGCACCGACGGGCCGGCTGCAAGCAAGGACGCCCTTCCCTTCAGCACGCCTGCGATCCGGACCCCCGCCATCACCGGCGACACCGACTCGTTCTCGCCGCCATGA
- a CDS encoding adenine phosphoribosyltransferase, which translates to MTPPASQVDPRDFIRDVPDFPKPGILFKDITPLLSDPAAFAAVIDGLAEAFKDRHIDGVAAAEARGFIFGAPLALKLGVAFIPIRKPGKLPFQKISHKYDLEYGSDQVEMHSDAVSKGQKILLLDDVLATGGTMKACHNLVSDAGGEVVACAFVVELAFLEGRSKLEPCEIFSLISY; encoded by the coding sequence ATGACCCCGCCCGCCTCCCAGGTTGATCCTCGCGACTTTATCCGCGATGTCCCCGACTTTCCCAAGCCGGGCATCCTCTTCAAAGACATCACCCCGCTGCTGTCTGACCCGGCCGCCTTCGCCGCCGTCATCGACGGCCTGGCCGAGGCATTCAAAGACCGCCATATTGACGGAGTGGCCGCGGCCGAAGCCCGCGGGTTCATCTTCGGAGCTCCCCTGGCGCTCAAGCTCGGCGTCGCCTTCATCCCGATTCGCAAGCCGGGCAAACTTCCCTTTCAGAAGATCTCCCACAAGTACGACCTCGAATACGGGTCGGACCAGGTCGAGATGCATTCCGACGCCGTGAGCAAGGGTCAGAAGATCCTCCTCCTCGACGACGTCCTGGCCACCGGCGGCACGATGAAGGCCTGCCACAACCTGGTCTCCGACGCAGGCGGCGAGGTGGTCGCCTGCGCCTTCGTCGTCGAGCTGGCCTTCCTGGAAGGGCGTTCCAAGCTCGAGCCCTGCGAGATCTTCAGCTTGATCTCCTACTGA
- the crtI gene encoding phytoene desaturase family protein, with amino-acid sequence MDHRRVVVIGAGIGGLSAALELRRRGYEVTVLERHPYVGGKARERHEAGFRWDEGPSIVVMPWVYRTLFEASGLDPDAYLPMDRLDPAFRVVLTDGTDLTIPADEKGLCDAFSEIDPVDGQALRGFLEKLDRFAALIGHAYCDRQLESWGQVMLSPLLLSAALISPRQSYAAEIDKTFRSKAIRELLYGFPTYSGFDPKRAPASLTIIPWTIIREGVWYPRSGGIAAIPQAIARACRDVGVEIVNGVEVEAIELSAAGHVVGVATSAGRFPAAGVVSNGDYVNTHRLLRGGKGFGKEVESLRAGKAEPSSSFFTIELGCDRTWDNLAHHLLVLTPGSDRVYDELFERGQYPTDPPIYVNATSVTDKADAIEGGSNPFIVIGAPPLRTEDQAADREFEARYADQLLARLEGVGLTGLRASAVTRQIKGPTDWRDDFNAFRGAIYGLGNKHNILGGSFRPLVYRKDVPGLYFVGGGVQPGAGMPMVVQSGKIVADRLARDFPVSAPSVARR; translated from the coding sequence ATGGACCACAGACGGGTCGTGGTCATCGGCGCGGGAATCGGCGGGCTCTCGGCGGCCCTTGAACTCCGACGGCGCGGGTATGAGGTCACCGTCCTGGAGCGCCACCCGTACGTCGGCGGCAAGGCCCGAGAACGCCACGAGGCGGGGTTCCGCTGGGACGAAGGGCCGAGCATCGTCGTGATGCCCTGGGTCTATCGGACCTTGTTCGAGGCGAGCGGGCTCGATCCGGACGCCTACTTGCCGATGGATCGGCTCGATCCCGCCTTCCGCGTGGTCCTCACCGACGGCACCGACCTGACCATCCCGGCCGACGAGAAAGGGCTCTGCGACGCCTTCTCCGAGATCGACCCGGTCGACGGCCAGGCCTTGCGCGGCTTCCTGGAGAAGCTCGACCGATTCGCCGCCCTCATCGGTCACGCCTACTGCGACCGTCAGCTGGAGAGCTGGGGGCAGGTGATGCTCTCCCCCCTGCTCCTCTCCGCCGCGCTCATCTCCCCGCGTCAGTCCTACGCCGCCGAGATCGACAAGACGTTCCGGTCGAAGGCGATTCGCGAGTTGCTCTACGGCTTCCCGACCTATTCGGGGTTCGACCCCAAGCGGGCGCCCGCCTCGCTGACGATCATCCCCTGGACGATCATACGCGAGGGGGTCTGGTATCCGCGATCCGGGGGCATCGCCGCGATCCCGCAGGCGATTGCCCGCGCCTGCCGCGACGTCGGCGTCGAGATCGTCAACGGCGTGGAGGTCGAGGCGATCGAGCTCTCCGCCGCGGGCCATGTCGTGGGGGTCGCCACGTCGGCGGGCCGGTTCCCGGCTGCCGGGGTCGTCTCCAATGGCGACTACGTGAACACCCATCGCCTGCTGCGCGGCGGCAAGGGGTTTGGCAAGGAAGTCGAGTCGCTGCGAGCGGGCAAGGCGGAGCCTTCGAGCTCATTCTTCACGATCGAACTGGGCTGTGACCGGACCTGGGACAACCTGGCCCATCACCTGCTCGTGCTGACCCCGGGCTCCGACCGCGTCTATGACGAACTCTTCGAACGTGGCCAGTATCCGACCGATCCGCCGATCTACGTGAACGCGACCAGCGTGACCGACAAGGCCGACGCGATCGAAGGGGGATCGAACCCGTTCATCGTCATCGGTGCCCCCCCATTGCGGACCGAGGATCAGGCGGCCGATCGCGAGTTCGAGGCGCGTTATGCCGACCAGCTTCTGGCCAGGCTCGAAGGGGTAGGCCTGACCGGCTTGCGGGCGTCCGCTGTCACCCGCCAGATCAAGGGGCCGACTGACTGGCGCGACGACTTCAACGCGTTCAGGGGGGCCATCTACGGCTTGGGCAACAAGCACAATATCCTCGGCGGTAGCTTCCGCCCGCTCGTCTACCGGAAGGATGTTCCGGGGCTCTACTTCGTGGGGGGTGGCGTACAGCCTGGCGCGGGGATGCCGATGGTGGTTCAGAGTGGCAAGATCGTCGCGGACCGCCTTGCCCGCGACTTCCCCGTCTCGGCCCCATCGGTCGCACGACGTTGA
- a CDS encoding glycosyltransferase family 2 protein: MSLVWILAVLAALAVCLAWSCLAARLIGRRHAYAFLGPDSTTVDQPPRIDAIIPARDEEEHLEATLRGLASQDFPDLAMIVVDDQSSDRTAKIAESLADRLGAPIRLVRGVERPAGWVGKTWAVHQGVETSTADWIWFVDADMTLHPRALATAMNLARLHGSDCVSLFPRPVCRTFWQATIATSFLQILAQLYPFDRVNDPSNPEAVAAGGFILVRRSVYLDIGGHESVRGEIVEDIQLARRIKRGGFRLTVALAPELARTHMYGSLAAIGRGLRKNAYAGMDYIFYKFAFGLIFGVLMAWTPLVTLVAGLGFGNLVLIGLGAWGMLAQAAASYPTTRFLGVSPLYAFAFPAGISAYMAIAASSVWQYHRGGTVWKGRRFEATHDELGAR; encoded by the coding sequence ATGAGCCTCGTCTGGATTCTTGCCGTCCTGGCGGCACTTGCGGTTTGCCTCGCCTGGTCGTGCCTCGCCGCACGTCTCATCGGCCGTCGACATGCCTACGCGTTCCTGGGCCCTGATTCGACGACGGTTGACCAACCGCCGAGGATCGACGCGATCATCCCGGCACGCGACGAGGAAGAACATCTCGAGGCGACGCTGCGGGGGCTGGCCTCGCAGGACTTTCCGGACCTAGCCATGATTGTTGTCGACGACCAGTCGAGCGACAGGACGGCCAAGATCGCGGAGTCGCTCGCGGATCGCCTTGGCGCGCCGATCCGTCTGGTTCGTGGCGTCGAGCGTCCGGCCGGCTGGGTGGGCAAGACCTGGGCAGTGCATCAGGGGGTCGAGACGTCGACGGCGGACTGGATCTGGTTCGTCGACGCCGACATGACTCTGCACCCTCGGGCCCTGGCGACCGCCATGAACCTGGCTCGCTTGCATGGGTCCGACTGCGTCTCGCTCTTCCCCAGGCCGGTCTGTCGGACCTTCTGGCAGGCGACGATCGCGACTTCGTTCCTGCAGATCCTGGCCCAGCTTTATCCGTTCGACCGGGTCAACGATCCCTCAAATCCCGAGGCCGTCGCCGCCGGCGGGTTCATCCTGGTTCGCCGGTCGGTTTACCTTGATATCGGCGGTCACGAGTCGGTTCGCGGCGAGATCGTCGAAGACATCCAGCTCGCGCGGCGGATCAAGCGGGGGGGCTTCCGCCTGACGGTCGCCCTGGCCCCCGAGCTGGCCAGGACCCATATGTACGGCAGCCTGGCGGCGATCGGGCGTGGACTGCGCAAGAACGCGTATGCCGGCATGGACTATATCTTCTACAAGTTTGCGTTCGGCCTGATCTTCGGGGTGTTGATGGCCTGGACCCCGCTCGTCACGCTGGTTGCCGGTCTCGGATTCGGGAACCTTGTGCTCATCGGGCTGGGTGCCTGGGGGATGCTGGCTCAGGCCGCGGCCAGTTATCCGACGACGCGATTCCTTGGCGTCTCTCCCCTGTATGCATTCGCATTCCCGGCGGGAATCTCGGCCTACATGGCCATCGCCGCGTCGAGCGTCTGGCAGTACCATCGTGGCGGGACGGTCTGGAAAGGCCGGCGGTTCGAAGCGACGCACGATGAGTTGGGGGCGCGATGA
- a CDS encoding lysophospholipid acyltransferase family protein gives MKPGEEARIIRADKRGWPRLAVHSMIVGRMRKGLFRVRAQGLERLRASMDAEPGGTLFVANHSCWWDLFLAHYLNEQVPVDGYGMMEHANLKRFRFFNRIGAFSVDREDLASVRASLDYTCELLERPRSGVWIFPQGKIVANDARPLDFRPGLRALVRRAGRVRITPAALRYEFWQDERPEAFVRFSEPRWYTRDDLPLLLGSVEERLIAELDALNVDVRSQEAGRFTTLLQGRESISERYGRFVAGLRRERPG, from the coding sequence ATGAAACCCGGCGAGGAGGCCCGGATCATCCGAGCCGATAAGAGGGGCTGGCCCCGCCTGGCCGTGCACTCGATGATCGTCGGCAGGATGCGCAAGGGCCTGTTCCGGGTCAGGGCGCAAGGCCTGGAACGGCTGCGGGCCTCGATGGATGCGGAGCCCGGAGGGACGCTCTTCGTCGCAAATCACTCGTGCTGGTGGGACCTCTTCCTGGCCCACTACCTCAACGAGCAGGTCCCCGTTGACGGCTACGGCATGATGGAGCATGCAAATCTCAAGAGGTTTCGCTTCTTCAATCGGATCGGCGCATTCTCGGTCGACCGGGAAGATCTCGCCTCGGTCCGCGCATCGCTGGACTACACATGCGAGCTGCTTGAACGCCCCCGATCGGGCGTCTGGATCTTCCCTCAAGGCAAGATCGTGGCCAATGACGCCCGGCCGCTCGACTTCCGGCCCGGGCTGAGGGCTCTCGTACGACGGGCGGGGCGGGTGCGGATCACCCCCGCGGCCTTGCGGTACGAATTCTGGCAGGACGAGAGGCCCGAGGCCTTCGTCCGATTCAGCGAACCCCGCTGGTACACTCGCGACGACCTGCCCCTGCTTCTCGGATCGGTCGAAGAACGCCTGATTGCCGAGCTGGATGCACTGAACGTCGACGTCCGATCGCAGGAAGCCGGGCGTTTTACCACGCTGCTACAAGGTCGCGAGTCGATCAGCGAACGTTACGGCCGATTCGTGGCCGGTTTGCGCCGCGAGAGGCCGGGTTGA